The segment CAACAggtaaatgaaggttgggtttgGATTTGATGATGTCCATTTGCCCACTAACATGGGATGAACAGCTGCGGTGATTGCTCTGTATCCAGTAgcatagacagtgagacagacctgcccagCAGCCCGACTTCATTTACACAAGACAACACGTTGCACATTTTTTTATTTgcgaaatactgcaccaaacaccttagctGTATGTAAAATTGCAAAACTATAACCTCTTCAGCAAAAACTCAATAAATCTGTAATAAATTGTGTTGTTGTAAATTCATCCTGGGGATTTTGAGGAAGGGAAATGGGCTTCTTCGTCTAAAGTGTATCATGGGGGACAAACATCATTAACCGAATGTCTCCCAGAATGTAATCTTGTTTATCTAATGAGCAACAGAAAAACAATCAGCGTGTTCAGTGGCTCTTTAAGAGCTGCATTCTAACTTGACATCTGTGCATAATTTCACTTGTTATGAAAATCTGGGATTGGCATTGGTACTTGATTTACAGAAGTCTAGAATATTGGTCGAAGTACTTTTTCTGGTAACTGCATATTTTCGATGACAACTGCTTTCATACTCATCAGTTGTTTAACAACacactctcctccatcccctcctcccgcCAGCACCCCAGTGGACGTTAGCGACAGGAAGATGATGCTGAAGATCATCCACTCTGCCATCAACACCAAGGCCCTGAGCCGCTGGTCTGACATGGCCTGCAGCATCTCACTGGACGCCGTCAAaactgtggagatggaggagaacgGACGCAAGGAGATCGACATCAAGAAGTACGCCAAAGTAGAAAAGGTAAGGGTCAAAGTGTCTGTTAACTTCATTCGGGCAGGtgggatggtagcgtcccacctggccaacgtccggtgaaattgcagaacgcgaaattcaaactacagaattataaatatttaactttcataaaatcacaagtgtaatacatcaaaataaagcttaacttatTGTTAATGTCATACACTCCAAGTTCTGCATCAGATCAGCATCAGTTTCAACGTCTGCTTTATTATCTGTGTTTGTTCAGGTTCCCGGTGGGATCATCGAGGACTCATGCGTGCTGAGAGGTGTGATGGTAAACAAGGACGTGACTCACCCGCGCATGCGCAGAATGATCAAGGATCCCCGCATTATCCTGTTGGACTGCTCCCTGGAGTACAAGAAGGGAGAAAGCCAGGTATGGAAAAGGAATGGAAGtctatatggagactgtttaatGCCAAAGATATGGGGTTAAATACTTGTCAAAAAAACGAACAAATGTTTcctgtttgtttttttttctctttttttccccattcatttggaaagtattcagaccccttgactttttccacattttgttacgttacagccttattctaaaactgattacattttcccccctcatcgatttacacaataccccatattgacaaagcaaaaacagttttgtagaaatttttgcaaatgaaaACTGATAtgatatttacataattattcagaccttttactcagtactttgttgaagcacctttgcagcgattacagcctcgggtcttcttgggaatgacgctacaagctttagcacacctgtatttggggagtttctcctattcttctctgcagatcctctcaagctctgtcaggttgaatagggagcgtcgctgcacagctattttcaggtctccagagatgttcgattgggttcaagtccgggctctagctgggccacacAAGAACgatcagagacttgtccccaagCCACTCAGGTTTagtcaaggatttctctgtactttgctccgttcatctttccttcgatcctgacgagtctcccaggccctgcctctgaaaaacatccccatgctGTCACaacctgccaccaccatgcttcactgtagggatggtgccaggtttccttcagacgtgatgcttggcattcaggccaaagagttccatcttcgtttcatcagaccagagaatttttgggaaactccaagcgggctgtcatgtgccttttactgaggagtggcttccatctggccactccaccataaagacctgaatggtggtgtgctgcagagatgggagaaccatccagaaggacaacctcagctaactagctaaattgccatacatgtttaatgttttttgacctgtccccaaattaatgaaattggttcagagtttgttttgatattttaacctgcgtgtcgtgatcacgTTTGGATGTAGGGGGACAAAATGAATTTATGCACGATAGCGCACGATGGCGCTAGTTTGCACAAACTGCAAACTAGCCACCTTTCGGCGAAATTTGCCATTTTGAATCTAAAATAGGTGACCTATGTGAATTGTGTAGATCCGATGAGAAGAATTTGGGAGGGGGGGGCTGGATGACTACTGACCGTAAGTGAACGAGTGATGCGCGTTTGGAGCAATACTGGCTGTATCCAAGGCTCCGCCAATCATTCACTTAGCAGAATGCAGCACGctactgaagagagaagagacaaccaATTTGCTTGTTACAGAATCAGTGTGCGCTCAGGAAAGACTGTTTCAGCATAATGCACAGCCCCAgtttgcaaggatctgtacacaattcctggaagctgaaaatatcccagttcttccatggcttgcatactcactagacatgtcacccgttgagcaagtttgggatgctctggatctacgtgtacgacagcgtgttccagcaacttcacacagccattatcaacagcctgattaacacTGTGAAGGAGAAGTTGCACTGcataaggcaaatggtggtcaaaccagcttctgactggttttctgagctACACTTTTTTTtaggtgtatgtgacaaatagatgcgtatctgtattcccagtcttgtgaaatccatagatcggaacctaatttatttcaattgtctGATTTACTTAAGTGAACTGTaactttgaaatggttgcatgttgcgttttgttctgtgtgtgtgtataaaacattttttaaaccaTGTGTATTGTTCTACAGACTGATATTGAGATCACTCGTGAGGAGGACTTTGCCCGCATCCTGCAGATGGAGGAGGAGTACATCCAGCAGATCTGTGAAGATATCATCCGCCTCAAGCCTGACCTCATCTTCACAGAGAAGGGCATCTCAGGTACTACACACACTGCTTCAAAATGCAATGCTCTTGGTAAGGCACTTGTCTGATGCAACTAACATTTTTACCGTGACTATATTTTGCCTCTCTCTTCAGACCTGGCTCAGCACTACCTGATGAAGGCTAACATCACGGCTATTCGCCGTGTCAGAAAGACAGACAACAACAGGATCGCCAGGTAAGTCCAATACACTATGAAAGCAAAAATATTATTTGACTTTTCATCGTTATTGGAGACACATCTCTATTCTGTTTTGCTTGTCTTCACTGCGTTTTGttactatgtacagtacatagctagCAAATGGCCGGTCACTTTAATTGCGTATTAGGGTGTATGCTCTTTACGACCACTGCTCTAACTAAACCAACCATCGTCTTTCCCTGTTACCCCTCAGAGCGTGTGGCGCACGTATTGCCAGCCGTACGGATGAGCTGCGCGAGGAGGACGTGGGCCTGGGGGCGGGCCTGTTTGAGATCAAGAAGATTGGAGACGAGTACTTCGCTTTCGTCACAGAGTGCAAAGACCCCAAAGCCTGCACCATCCTGCTGAGAGGAGCCAGCAAGGAAATCCTGGCGGTGAGAAACtgagaaaataaaacatttaagatAATATGCGCTTTTTATTGTACAACAATCACTAAAAGAGATGGATAATGGGGAAAAATAATGTTCATGAGATGAGTCTACTCCCCTCCTAGAACATGTCTTTATTTATTGTACGTTATCAGAGTAAAGATGACTGACTGAGGTTTTACTTTGGTTCTGAAATCTCGCTCTCCACCATTTTCCCTGCTCTCCCAGGAGGTGGAGCGTAATCTGCAGGATGCCATGCAGGTGACCCGCAACGTTCTGCTGGAGCCCAGCCTGCTGCCTGGCGGCGGCGCCACCGAGATGGCAGTGTCCCGGCGGCTGATGGAGCGATCCAAAGCCATCACTGGTGTGGAGCAATGGCCCTATCGCGCCCTTGCCCAGGCCCTGGAAGTCATCCCCCGCACCCTCATCCAGAACTGTGGCGCCTCCACCATCCGTGTGCTCACCGCCCTCAGGgtaagagagcgatagagagagtcAAAGGTAGAACCTCATACCATTTTGGAGTAAGACCCGATGGGAGagtgggtgtgtgttgtgtgagagAATGCTCAAGAAGGAGAGAGCGTTGGTAAAAGGGAGATGGAGGATTTACtgtacattttagtggccttttcaCTGAGCTCCATACCTCTACAGGCCAAGCACACCCAGGAGGACAGTGTATCGTGGGGGGTGAATGGAGAGACTGGCACCCTGGCTGACATGACCGTCCTGGGCATCTGGGAACCGCTGGCCGTCAAGGCTCAGACCTACAAGACCGCAGTAGAGGTGAGACTTGCGACCGCCTGCTTAATATAATGTTAAGAGACTCTACATAAGTGTTCATTAGGTACATGTTTGGATGTGCAGCATTCCTCCATTGAACTCTTTCTCCAGACGGCCATCTTGTTGCTGCGCATCGACGACATTGTCTCCGGACACAAGAAGAAGGGAGACGAGcagacaggaggaggacagggtgctgagtagaggagaagaagacaaggATCAAGAAGAGGGTAATGGAGGAATAGGCAATCTGAGCTGTGACAACACTGTTCTATAAACCACTAACTTAGATATGACATTTGGTATGGACACTAAAGCAGACTGGGATAGTGTTGTTGCATGCATTACATATGAATGCACAAGATTGGGTATTAAGGCACCCCAGTTGGCtttggtcagtgtgtgtttgcgcagTATTTATGGCAGTAAGTAAGATGACTGAATATGTTCTCCTGGGACCAAGGTTTACCTCAGCTAGTCACTGTAGGTATTTCTCTGTATGTTAAAACTCCTTTGTGTGACTTTAGTTGAAGAACAGTTGCCAATGGATGGTGACCAAATCAAGTTACCTATAAGTCATTTGAATGAACTACTAAAAAAATAGACATTGTAAATGATTTAGAGCCTATAATGTCCACTTCTGAAGAtcctttttaaatgtttaaattatatattatatggaTTGGATCATAACACATTACTGCATTTCAATGAATGAGAATGCTTTCTCTCTCCAAAATAATTGTTGGGGTTATTAAATTGGATTGGTGACTATGGTTCTGAATCCTGTTACTCCACCATAACGATTTTCCTCCATTACCCCTTTGCCTGTGATTGTATCAACCTCAATAAAATTGGAAACATGACCATAGTCCTAGATTTGTTTTATTCACTTTGATGACGCCCATAATGTGTGTAGATGTGATTGATTCTCTCATCTCAGATTCTCTCACAATTTGTGTTAATGATGTAGCCTATGATGAAATATGTTGTTTCATTAATTGCTAAGGTAGCATGACATTTGCTGCATCCTGAAATCGATACTGGCGAGTCAGCTGAAGACCAATCAGCTGATCAAATAAGGAACTATGCACGTGATTCCTCCCCCGAAAAAGAAAGATGGCGGCGGATATTATGTACACAATACACTTTTATGTCTTATTTGTGCTTTTAACGCTTCGATGTTCTTCTAGTTTTATCGGCAATGGTGAGAACTACCGACGGAATGTGAGTTTGATAGTAAATTGTTTATATTTATGTTGTAAAGTAATAAAGTTATATAAAGGTAGCTAACTAACTTCCCAGGGATAGCGTCAGCTGTAGCTAACTAACTTCTGTTTGGATCCAGTTTTCTGTATTTTGACCCGATATACTGCTAGATAGCACGTTAACATATTTTAGCTAGTTGGTGATTTCGAGCATTTTGGATATACACTTTATGTTTGTATTTTGTAGCGCGAGCCATATTGGAATGATGATCAAAAATCAATTAAACTAGCTATCATAATTTATCCATTGTTTCACCCCAGCCATCCATGCAATAACGTAGCGACAGATTACACAATCCCTTGTGGGTGTGATTTTTAAACCAGGGAAATGGTTAAATCAAAGTATGTGGGTGTTTTGTTGGTGTGATTGATAGCGGTGGGCAATTAAAACACAATCTGTTATGGTAGTCTAGGTCCAAatggcttcttaacagcttctacccccagccaTAAATCTGCTGAACGCTCATCAAATGACTACCTGGACTATTTTTTTTT is part of the Oncorhynchus gorbuscha isolate QuinsamMale2020 ecotype Even-year linkage group LG09, OgorEven_v1.0, whole genome shotgun sequence genome and harbors:
- the LOC124043476 gene encoding T-complex protein 1 subunit gamma-like; the protein is MSRVLLSRSPEGSRRLSHTLSKMMGQQVLVLSQNMKRESGRKVQTGNISAAKTIADVIRTCLGPRAMMKMLLDPMGGIVMTNDGNAILREIQVQHPAAKSMIEISRTQDEEVGDGTTSVIILAGEMLSVSEQFLEQQMHPTVIISAYRQGLDDMLNLLKEISTPVDVSDRKMMLKIIHSAINTKALSRWSDMACSISLDAVKTVEMEENGRKEIDIKKYAKVEKVPGGIIEDSCVLRGVMVNKDVTHPRMRRMIKDPRIILLDCSLEYKKGESQTDIEITREEDFARILQMEEEYIQQICEDIIRLKPDLIFTEKGISDLAQHYLMKANITAIRRVRKTDNNRIARACGARIASRTDELREEDVGLGAGLFEIKKIGDEYFAFVTECKDPKACTILLRGASKEILAEVERNLQDAMQVTRNVLLEPSLLPGGGATEMAVSRRLMERSKAITGVEQWPYRALAQALEVIPRTLIQNCGASTIRVLTALRAKHTQEDSVSWGVNGETGTLADMTVLGIWEPLAVKAQTYKTAVETAILLLRIDDIVSGHKKKGDEQTGGGQGAE